The Vitis vinifera cultivar Pinot Noir 40024 chromosome 3, ASM3070453v1 region ACACCCTCTCATTCCTGAATTTGATGAGCATTTGTGCAGATTAAAAGTTCCTGAATCCACCTgttcatcatcatcaataaGCCACAAACTGAGCGGCCTTAAAGATGTACATGATTGTGTAGATGATTTGCTTCTGTTGCCACTTACTCAACAGGCCTTAGCCCAAAACTGCCTTGAGAAATGGGTTGATGAGCTGTTAGAAGGATCTCTCAAGCTGTTGGATGTGTGTGGCACTGCCAAGGATGCCTTGTTGCAGACCAGACAACATGCATATGAACTTCAATCAAGCATTCGCAGAAGGCGGGGAGGTAAAAATGGGATCTCAACTGAGGTTGAGGAATATTTAACCTCTAGGAAGAAGGTAGTGAAGGCAATTCACAAGGCCCTAAAGACTCTAAAGGGCATGGAGAACAAGTGCAGCTTCTCACCCTTGAACAAAGACCCTGAAACCATATCCATGGTTAGCATGTTAAGAGAGGTGGAAACAGTCACTGTCACAGTGCTTGAATCTCTGTTATCCTCAATAGCTGGGGCAACAGCACGATCAAAACCAAGTGGCTGGTCTTTGGTCTCAACACTGATGCACCAGAAGCGTGTCGCATTTGAGGATGCAGCAGTAGATCTTAGTGAATTTGAGAAGGTGGATGCTGCATTGTACCCCCTCATTGGCCACAAGGGTAGATCAGTTAATCTAGTGCATGTTGATAGAGTGCGGAATGAGTTAGAAAAATTGGAATCAAGCATTcaagatcttgaagaagggATAGAGTTCCTCCCCAGGCGCTTAATCAAAACCAGGGTGTCTCTGCTGAACATCCTCAGCCACtagctcaaaaaaaaaatcgtatAGGCACCAAAAAATTTTGTTACAGAAGCTCAGCTATACATCCTTGTAcatgaacaaaaaatatttgtactattttttatatatcaatatatattcTTGCACAAACATTTGTTATTCTCATCAATTACATTGTGTGTCAAGTGCAATTCAGTTTAAAAACCAATGATAGTTTTTACCAAATGAAATCTCATGTCATTTGATTCTAAGAAATAAGCTTTTGCCCAAATTAGAATCACCAAAGGGCCAGTAAGAGACCATCACCAACCCAAGAATTATATAATTGCCTATCATATATTAGAGCACATAATCCATATGTGTCATCCATGATTATATTACCAAAACAGTTGTTCATTTCTCAGGTGCTAGTTTGTACTAACTGCTGGTGTTAAGACCTAATAACAGAGGAGCAAAATCCTAATGAAATTACATAGAAGAAATACAATGTTGTGTTTTTGTTATCATAGTAATCTAAATTCATTCTTCTTAAGAATCCCTACTCAAAATCCACATGGCAGTTCAATGTTGCTGTATCaacaagaagaaataaaagatctTTTTTGTCATCTTCTTAATTATCGTGATgatcaagaaaagaaatatgCATGCATGGGTGAGGCAGATGTCTTGTCTTCCAGAGAGGCAGGCCCCAGAAGAGTAGGAGGCATCATCCCAGTTTTGTTTGTTGAATATATAAACTCAGCATAGCCTATAAAATGTGCAGTTGTTTCACATAATTAttgtatgcatgcattgaaCAAAGTAAGGAAATGGCCTTATTAGTTGAATCAGAGAAGAGACTATCAATGCCATTCgtgcatttcatagtttatgaattattttatgatatatttccATTATGTCAATATAAGCCTGTGATTTTACAAGTTAAACTAATTGATTGCTGAGTTGTAGAACTGGCTGGAGGGAGACATTGTTGAACATTGCCAAAGTAGCATTTAAATCCATGCCAAAATCATTCACTGAAAGTGGAGGAGGATGAGATTCCTCATGTCTCCTTGCTTCAGAATATATATTGGGTAGATGCCAGAGGCAGGCATATTGCAAGGCTGAATTGTACATTCAACTGCTAAGTCTTCTCTTTTccaggaagaaaaaaatggcTGCCTCTCCTTTAAACCTGAAAACCCCTTGTCATGCTCGCTCTATTAGCTTGCCCTCTGCACCACACCCTCTCATTCCTGAGTTCAATGCACACTTGAGAAGATTAGGAGCTTCTGAACCCGCCTCATCATCAATAAGCCATAAGCTCAATGGCCTTAAAGATCTACATGATTGTGTAGATAATTTGCTTCTATTGCCACTCACCCAAAAAACATTAGCCCAACACTATGATGAGAAATGGGTTGATGAGTTGTTGGATGGATCTCTGAGGCTGTTGGATGTGTGTGGCACTGCTAAAGATGCCTTGTTGCAGACAAAGGAACATGCACATGAACTTCAATCAAGTATGCGCAGAAGGCGAGGAGGTGAAAGTGGGATCTCATCTGAGGTTGTGGGATATTTAACCTCTAGGAAGAAGGTAAAGAAGGCAATCCACAAGGCCCTAAAGGATCTGAAGGGCATGGAGAAAAAGTGCAGCTTCTCACCCTTGAACAAAGACCCTGAGACCATCTCCATGGTTAGCATGTTAAGAGGGGTGGAAACTGTCACTCTCAAAGTGCTTGAATCTCTGTTGTCCTCAATAGCAGGGGAAACAGCACAGTCAAATCCAAGTGGCTGGTCCTTGGTTTCAAACCTGATGCGGCACAAGCACATTGCATGTGAAGAAGCAACAACAATAGATCTTGGTGAATTTGAGAAGGTGGATTCTGCATTGTTCACCCTTACTGTCCACAAGACTAAATCCAACCCAATGCACATTGATATTGTGCAAACTGAGTTAGGGAAATTGGAAATAAGCATTCAAGATCTTGAAGAAGGATTAGAATTCCTATACAGGCGTTCAATCAAGACCAGGGTGTCTTTTCTCAACATCCTCAGCCAGTAGATGAAAATTCCATATTGTAATGTCATTGAGCAATGGCCTGTTGAGTTTTGCATACTTGTACAtggatgagaaataaaaatatatacataaaatatatatatatatatatatatatttactctAAATCACATCTCTTATGATCAAATTAGTGCGATTGTACTGCTTGTTTTCCTTTATCGAGCTATGGTTGCAGCCCCCTAAGGAGGATTATGAGGCCATAGCATACATATATGGCATTCACTTCAGTGATATAATGGTGAAATCTTGATTGTGGAAATACTTGGACAATGGAACTAGTTGTGCTTTTTAGATGTAGAATTCCTCCTCAGGttggtttttcaaatattgGCTAATACTTCCCTGCCTccttccaaaaaggaaaaaaataaaaaataaaaattaaaagagagaaaaaaacattAACAGAAATAGTCCACTGTCTGATTATGTTACAAAGGA contains the following coding sequences:
- the LOC100260729 gene encoding uncharacterized protein LOC100260729; the encoded protein is MAASPLNLKTPCHARSISLPSAPHPLIPEFNAHLRRLGASEPASSSISHKLNGLKDLHDCVDNLLLLPLTQKTLAQHYDEKWVDELLDGSLRLLDVCGTAKDALLQTKEHAHELQSSMRRRRGGESGISSEVVGYLTSRKKVKKAIHKALKDLKGMEKKCSFSPLNKDPETISMVSMLRGVETVTLKVLESLLSSIAGETAQSNPSGWSLVSNLMRHKHIACEEATTIDLGEFEKVDSALFTLTVHKTKSNPMHIDIVQTELGKLEISIQDLEEGLEFLYRRSIKTRVSFLNILSQ
- the LOC100257230 gene encoding uncharacterized protein LOC100257230, giving the protein MAFSPLNTKSQYHVRSISLPSRPHPLIPEFDEHLCRLKVPESTCSSSSISHKLSGLKDVHDCVDDLLLLPLTQQALAQNCLEKWVDELLEGSLKLLDVCGTAKDALLQTRQHAYELQSSIRRRRGGKNGISTEVEEYLTSRKKVVKAIHKALKTLKGMENKCSFSPLNKDPETISMVSMLREVETVTVTVLESLLSSIAGATARSKPSGWSLVSTLMHQKRVAFEDAAVDLSEFEKVDAALYPLIGHKGRSVNLVHVDRVRNELEKLESSIQDLEEGIEFLPRRLIKTRVSLLNILSH